In a genomic window of Streptomyces noursei ATCC 11455:
- a CDS encoding NAD-dependent epimerase/dehydratase family protein translates to METRLEKLRDSRVVVTGGAGLVGSRLVRLLRRAEAEVTMLDRLDAYPDAVHSSLFGVDSLGAKLVVGDVCDREVVRRVLAGADYVVHAAAYADVAACTRRPDIAFRANVQGTQVVLEEVAASDVRRLVLVSSAAVYGNGDPSIRGPQVFREDQRLLPVSVYANSKLWAEHQARLLLSGPDTPEYAVLRYFSVYGDPQVPKPGSHSWMVAWLSMQARLGRPMRLNGGGVQVRDLVHVEDVAAATALALVEDGMAGATVNVGTGVPTSVREVGELIAPHFPRAHFVTTPLPEGDPLGGYAATEHCRELLRWRPRIDVRAGVERYVRWLSATPHAVPRWLAAEAAA, encoded by the coding sequence GTGGAGACCCGGCTGGAGAAACTCCGGGATTCCCGGGTGGTGGTGACGGGCGGTGCCGGTCTGGTGGGCAGTCGGCTGGTCCGGCTGTTACGCCGGGCGGAGGCCGAGGTGACGATGCTGGACCGGCTCGACGCCTATCCGGACGCGGTGCACTCCTCACTGTTCGGGGTCGACAGCCTCGGGGCGAAGTTGGTGGTCGGGGACGTCTGCGACCGCGAAGTGGTGCGCCGGGTGCTGGCCGGTGCCGACTATGTGGTGCACGCCGCGGCCTATGCCGATGTGGCCGCCTGCACCCGTCGGCCCGATATCGCGTTCCGCGCGAACGTCCAGGGCACCCAGGTGGTGCTGGAGGAGGTCGCGGCGTCCGATGTGCGGCGACTGGTGCTGGTGTCGTCGGCGGCGGTGTACGGGAACGGCGATCCGTCCATACGGGGGCCGCAGGTCTTCCGCGAGGACCAGCGGCTGCTGCCGGTGTCGGTGTACGCCAACTCCAAGCTCTGGGCGGAGCACCAGGCCCGACTGCTGCTGAGCGGTCCGGACACCCCCGAGTACGCGGTGCTGCGGTACTTCTCCGTCTACGGCGATCCGCAGGTTCCCAAGCCCGGCAGCCACTCCTGGATGGTCGCCTGGCTGTCCATGCAGGCCCGGCTGGGCCGCCCGATGCGGCTCAACGGGGGCGGGGTGCAGGTGCGGGACCTCGTCCACGTCGAGGACGTGGCGGCGGCCACCGCGCTGGCCCTGGTGGAGGACGGGATGGCCGGGGCGACCGTCAACGTCGGTACGGGCGTGCCGACTTCGGTCCGCGAGGTCGGCGAACTGATCGCGCCGCACTTCCCGCGGGCGCACTTCGTCACCACTCCCCTGCCCGAGGGCGACCCGCTGGGCGGGTACGCGGCCACCGAGCACTGCCGTGAACTGCTGCGCTGGCGGCCTCGGATCGACGTCCGGGCGGGCGTGGAACGGTATGTCCGCTGGCTGTCCGCCACCCCGCACGCGGTGCCGAGGTGGCTGGCCGCCGAGGCCGCCGCATGA
- a CDS encoding NUDIX domain-containing protein, whose translation MSYVGSYLWELRQKVGSRPLLVPGAQVLLLDAAGRGLFQQRADTGVWELPAGACEEGDDFVGTARRELAEETGLHVERDDLEAFGTLSDPAVHTLTYPNGDITHCFALCFVARRWSGELSPGPDEVTRAGFRALGDPPRPLHPPTAVVLEMFREFSSTGRFQAR comes from the coding sequence GTGAGTTATGTCGGCTCGTACCTGTGGGAGCTGCGGCAGAAGGTCGGCAGCCGGCCGCTGCTCGTGCCCGGCGCCCAGGTCCTGTTGCTGGACGCGGCCGGTCGGGGGCTGTTCCAGCAGCGCGCGGACACCGGCGTCTGGGAACTGCCGGCCGGGGCGTGCGAGGAGGGCGACGACTTCGTCGGGACGGCCCGGCGGGAACTGGCGGAGGAGACCGGGCTGCATGTCGAGCGGGACGATCTGGAGGCGTTCGGCACGCTGTCCGACCCCGCGGTCCACACCCTGACCTATCCCAACGGCGACATCACCCACTGCTTCGCGCTGTGTTTCGTCGCCCGCCGCTGGTCCGGGGAGCTCTCCCCCGGACCGGACGAGGTGACCCGGGCCGGTTTCCGGGCGCTCGGGGATCCGCCGCGGCCGTTGCACCCACCCACCGCTGTGGTCCTGGAGATGTTCCGGGAGTTCAGCTCGACCGGAAGGTTCCAGGCCCGATGA